CGATggcactatctatgagtggcacttgcatccaagaaactaatcaactgtcagcactcggtatgtgtatcacagatcaccttttatggcaTGATCATATaattgatattgccaaaaatgctgccaggttcttaggatttctccgacggtgcaagaaatttgtcaccccttctgatctagctgtaatttacaaagcttgaatataattcgcatatctgggcaggtgaccctaaaacaaatttaaatctcttggatagaatacaaaaacagctttaaaaatgaaaggccataaaactataatcgaaacatttacatcgctagaacaccgccacaatgtttcatgtctttcgttgttttatcgatatttttacaaataatgttctgtcgaattaggcagttgcattccaccccttaaacgattcagccgtaatactcgcacttccaggaatgctcatcagtttacccttgagctcaatctcgggcgtactgtcaagcatagagattctttcttaaatcgcacatcgagaatgtggaatgctttacccaactatgtttttccctcccaccggtatctccttttaaatccttccctattttcctaatgctcgcactgtgtttaaatataaacatataaagggtactaataaccccttgagtgcctgtaaattataaaaataaactatgcAAGCATGTTTTCATTGGcttgaaaaaaaacatctaaaattACATATTATTGTGTAAtcataattaagttttaaatgatAGAGGCAAtccattaataatattttttgtattggtttTTTATGTTTCTTAGTTACGATCgcctttttttcttaactttcgaGCCATTTCCATAAAAACTTTGGGCCTTTCAAAAAGATCCATACAAAGATCAGATCATACAGATAATTAAACAGAGACAATTCAAATTTGGTTTGTTAAAAAGGAGTATGGATTGATATTCCGTGCGGAACTAAGCTAAGCTCGAAGcatgaaattgatttaaattgagTCCTACATTAATTTGCAAATATGTGAGTAATCTCACACGCATCGATCAATATCAAATGTTTGTTCCATTAAATTCTCAAACATGTGtgtcaaaagtttaaataaggCGTGGGAAGAAGTGTGACTGATTATTTTCTGTCTATTGCTGTTCTCAAAACTATAAGTACAAATATacttaaagcaaaaaaataaacaaaaatcaatgaaCTCATAAAAACTATCgcatcttaattaaaaatatgtgtatGTACTTATATTTATgtactgtacagtgtacatacTTCTCTTCTCCAAAAGATTATATTGTAATCACGGAATGTTTGTGTTATGAAATCACGATagcaataaaatgtttaaattcaatCCATTTGCCGCACATCCGTATCTCTactcaatttcaatatttttatattttgtttttacatacaCATTTCTCAAGAAGAATCTTATTCATAAAGTTTTGTTTGAGCGCGCGATAAGGCTACATACGAGTAAACTTAGTGCTTAGTAATTAAGCAAACAGAGAAATAAAAGCCGCGCATCCTAAAACTCATTCTCcgcatttcaaaaaaatacgtaAGATGATTCTTTCGCATCATGATCATCATAGTCGACGTCGTCTTCTTATTATGTAGCAGCAGGGAGGGAAATAATATGTTCTGTTCATTTATTGAAAACCCAGTAATaaagacaagaaaaaaagaagaagaattgaGTCCAAATGTCGCGGCTGATAACTCAAGTATTCCATTCcccattaacaaaaaaaaagaaactatgaaACACTACAAAAGAGTGTGACAGAGAACAAGACTCTGGAAGtcttgaaactttttatttctttacattttGTATCGGTTTagctttcaatttttgaaactaGTGCTTTAGTTTAAGATTGGATTTCGCTAAGAGTTGCTGTGGGGCAGAGAAGATAGGAGacggtaaaaaaaaagaaaaggtttgAATCACAATCACAGGAAGAGGAGACAAAGCCCCTACCGCCTTCCAAAAGACTAGTTCTATTTTAAAGTTTACAACTTTCTATAATTTCAGTGTTTTACTAGATGCTGAATCTAAAGCTTATAAGCTAAAGGTCATCAGGCTCAGAGTCTATTATCCTTCACGTTAAAAGTGAGTTTTTCTTTTCCCTCTCAAGGTTCGCAGTTATTGTCCTTTTGTTAATCCTTTTTCAATTCTAGACTCTTGTGAAGGATAAATAGTCGTCAGAAACAAGGAGAAAAAACTCTATCACAGAACgcacaagaaaaaaagaaaagagatagCAAACCGGAAGCCAGAACATTCATAAAAATGGTTTGGCATCAAATGTGCCAACAAAGCCAACCGAGTCACAGACCGCTGATAGCTCTTATCGCTCTAGCTCTACTATGTGCGGCAATTGTAAATGAGGCTGCTGGCCAACAGCATGGGCGACGTGATCGTGCCCGCGATAAACCACTACGGAAGCAATACACCAAAGAACAATCATGTGAGATGGGGTCATGTTATCCGGCAACGGGTAATCTACTAATTGGACGTGAAAATCGTTTGGAGGCATCATCTACTTGTGGTTTAAAGGGACCCGAGAGATTTTGCATTGTCTCGCATTTGGAGGAGAAGAAGTGCTTCTTGTGTGACACTCGTCCCGAAACCGAAGAAGATCCATTGAAGAATCATCGAATTGGACAGATTGTTTATACCACGAAAAGAGGAACACGTACTCCCACCTGGTGGCAATCGGAGAATGGAAAGGAGAATGTTACCATCCAGTTGGATATGGAAGCAGAGTTCCATTTCACTCATTTGATCATTGTTTTTGCCACATTCCGACCGGCTGCCATGTTGATAGAGAGATCTTATGATTTTGGAAAAACCTGGCATGTGTATCGTTATTTTGCCCATTACTGTCACGACGCCTTCCCAGGAGTGCCGACAGTCTTGAAGAATATCACGGATGTTGTTTGTGACAGTCGCTATTCGAGTGTGGAACCTTCGAAGAACGGAGAAGTTATCTTTAGAGTTTTGCCCCCAAACATGAGGGTAGAGAATCCTTACGCCGAGCATGTCCAGAATATGTTGAAGATGACGAATTTGCGTATTAATTTCACGAGATTGCACAACTTGGGTGATACTTTGTTGGATGACCGACAAGAAATTCAAGAGAAGTACTACTATGGTATCACGAACATGGTTGTTCGAGGATCCTGTTCCTGCTACGGACACGCTTCGCGTTGCTTGCCACTCGAGGGTACGACGGTGAACGAGGTGGACATGGTGCACGGGCGGTGCGAGTGCACGCACAACACCAAGGGCCTCAATTGCGAGACTTGTGAAGACTTCTACAACGACCTACCATGGAATCCTGCATTTGGAAAGCAATCGAACGCCTGTAAGCGGTGTGAGTGTAATAACCACGCTTCAAGTTGTCACTTCGACGAGGCCGTATACGAGCGGTCTGGAAAGATAAGTGGAGGTGTCTGCGACAATTGCCAACACAACACTCAGGGACAGCACTGTGAGGAGTGTATGACTTTCTTCTACCGCGACCCTCGGGAAGACATTCAGAGTCCGTACGTGTGCAAGCCGTGTGATTGTGACCCGATTGGATCACTCGATGAGGGAATCTGCGACTCGGTGAATGACCCAGAGAACGGCATCGAAGCAGGTGCCTGCCACTGCAAAGTAAATGTAAAAGGACGTCGTTGTGACATGTGTAAGGATGGGTACTGGAATTTGACCCCAGAAAACCGTGAGGGATGTCAGGCTTGTACTTGCAACACCATGGGAACAGTCGACAACTCCGGCTGTAATATGTACACCGGAGAATGTACCTGTAAGCGTTTGGTCACTGGCAAGGATTGCAACCAATGTGCCCCTGAGACTTTCGGGCTCTCTGCGGCTGAGGATGGATGCACACCATGTGCATGTCACGCTGGAGGTTCATACAACAACTTCTGTGATGTCATCAGTGGTCAGTGCCAATGTCGTCCCCACATGACCGGACGTACCTGCAGCACTCCCAAACAAAACCACTTCATTCCCCAATTGCACATAGTCTACGATGCCGAGGTCACAGACGAATGCATAACGTACTCGAACAATGGAAACTGCACCAGAGTAGCCTACCAGGTTCCCGGAGGAGATCGTCAGCCTGATTTCACAGGCACCGGCTTCGAGAGAGTGCCTGAAAACTCCCAGATAACATTCACAGTCGACAATGTGCCCAACACCATGCCTTACGATATTGTGATTCGATACCATAGCACGACTAGGGGTGATTGGGAAGACGCTTACATAACCCTCGTCCGTCCAGATGAGATCGACATTAATGGAGCATGTGCTGGGGAAGATGTCTCGTCGTCATATGAAACCAGAGTGCCTTTCAGTTTGCCAGAGAATCAGCGCGATGTTGTGGCACTCAAAGGAGTCTGCTTGGAAGCTACTAAGGTCTATAAATTCAGGATTCGCTTTGAACACCATCGCCGCAATGAAGACAATCCAGCTGCCCAAATTTTGATAGATTCTTTGACATTGGTGCCACGTTTGGAGAAGACTCAAGTGTTCAATGGATCGCCTATGGCAGAGAACCGCCTGAGGGAGTACAACGACCTCGGATGCAACCAGTCCTACTACAACCTCCACTACAACACATTGGCCAGAGAGCGCTGCAAAGAGTTCCTCGACATCGCCAGTATTTCGATCTATGACGGTGCCTCAATGTGTAACTGCAACCCCACCGGATCCCTCTCGAAACAGTGTGACCCTTACGGAGGCTACTGTCAATGTAAACCGAACATCGTCGGTCGTCAGTGCGACCAATGTGCTCCAGGAACGTATGGTTTCGGGCCAGAAGGATGCAAGGCCTGCGATTGTAACAGCATCGGTTCCAAGGATAACAACTGTGACCAGATCACCGGACAGTGTATCTGCCATCCCAACACTTACGGTCGGGAGTGTAACCAGTGCCAGCCAGGATACTGGAACTTCCCCCACTGTCAGTCCTGTGAGTGTAACGGTCATGCACAGCTTTGTGATGCCTCTACTGGCCAGTGTTTGAACTGTATGGATTCTACAACTGGATACCACTGCGATGCTTGCTTGGATGGTTACTACGGTAATCCTTTCCTGGGCAGTGATATCGGTTGCAGGCCGTGCCGTTGCCCCGATACCATGGCAAGTGGAAATTCTCACGCTTCATCTTGTGACTTGGATCCAAGGAATAATAACATGGTGTGCCGTTGCCAGGAGGGCTACGATGGAGGCAGGTGTGAAATATGTGCCGATAACTACTTTGGAAATCCAGAAGTTCCCGGTGGAGCTTGTGTTCCATGTGATTGTAGCAAAAATACCGACCTGTATGATACCGGAAACTGTGACAGGAAGTCCGGACAGTGTCTTAAGTGTCTGTATGATACGACTGGCGACCACTGTGAGATATGCCGTGATGGTTACTTTGGTGATGCACTTAGGCAGAGATGTGACAAGTGCGATTGTGACATCTTAGGCACAAACGGAACCATCAAACATTGCGATAGATTCTCAGGACAGTGTCCCTGCTTGAAGAACGTACAAGGTGTTCGTTGTGACCAGTGTATTGAGAACCATTGGAAGATTGCCTCAGGCGAAGGCTGCGAGGAATGCGCATGTGACCCAATCGGCTCAGAGTTGGAGCAATGTAACCCCTATGACGGACAGTGCAGGTGTAGGCAAGGATTCGGAGGAAGACAGTGCAACCAGTGTCAGGCAACCTACTACGGTAACCCTAATATCGAGTGTAAGGCGTGTGAGTGTAATCCCTATGGAGCCGCAGACGATCAATGTGACCGAGAGTCTGGAAAATGTATTTGTCGCGAAGGAATCGGCGGCAAGAAGTGTGACGAATGTGCTCGAGGTTATTTGGGACAGTTCCCATCATGCTCGCCTTGTGGAGAGTGTTTCAACAACTGGGACTTGATTTTGACCGCCCTGGATGAAGCAACCAATGCAACAATTGAACGAGCCAAACAAATCAAGTTGATTGGTGCCACAGGAGCTTACACATCCGACTTCAATGCTCTCGATCAAAAGTTACAGAAAATTCGGGATTTGCTTTCGAATACGACAATCAGTTTGCAAGATATCGATGGATTAGACAAAGAAACTCTAGAACTGAAGAACAAACTCCAGGATTCTCATGAGAAGCTCATCGAAACCGAAAGCAATCTGGAAAAGATCTACTCCGACTTGTCGCTGTCTTCAGTGCAATTGGAGTCGCTGCAGAATCAAAGCGCTTTGGTAAAGAAACTGTCCAAAGAGCTTAAGGAGAACGGAATACAGTTGCAAGAGTCGAATATCGAGGGAGCATTGAATCTGACGAAGAATGCCTACGAGAGGGTTCTTGGATTATCGACGGTGAAAGACGAGGTACTAGAACTGAGTGCAAATATTTCGCGGAACAGTAAGCGTGTGGAGACCTTAGCCAACAAAATGACTGACGACTCCAACTCTGTGGAAGTAAATGACAAAATGTTGAGTGACTATCGATCACAGCTCATGGAGCTATCCGCCGCCATTCCAGATCTCAATAACGATATGTGCGACAAACGCGGTGATCCCTGCGATAGTTTGTGTGGAGGAGCTGGTTGTGGGTCGTGTGGAGGTCTGTCTTGTGAAGCCGGAGCCTTGACTCGTGCGGAAAAGGCACTCAAAGTCTCCCGAGACACTGAGCAGGCAATCAAGGAAAAGAAAGAAGCTGCCGATCAGACCATACGATCTCTGCTCCAAGCAAAGGTTAACGCTTCAGAAGCTTACACCAAGGCTAAGGGAGCCTTCGACGATGCCGAGCGCTATTTGAACAACACGAACCAGAACATCAAGGCGGGCGAATTTGTGATCATTAAGCTCAACGAGTACATCAACAATAACACCGATCTGCCAAAGGAGAGCAAGGAATACGCCGAGAAGACACTGAATTTGGATTTAAAACTGGATCCCGAGGAGATTCAGAAATTGGGTGGACAGATCAACGAGGCAGTTGCTTCGTTGAACAACGTCGAATCGATCATTCTAAGCACCACATCCGATTTGAGGCGTGTCAATGAATTGCAGGAAATAGCAAATACCACCAAAGCAAAGGCCACAGAGATTCTCGATACAGCCAACGCAGTTGTCAAGAATCTAGATGATGCCGATGTATCACAGCTGAAGGCTCAAGAAGCCATAGCAAAGGCGAACTCAAACATCGAACTTGCCGCAAACGATCTGAACGAAATCGATCAGGAGACAAAGGAAGCCGAAGCTCCAGCCAACAGTACGGCTCAACAGGTCGAAGAACTGGCAAAGAAGGTCAGTCGTCTGCAAAAGAACATCGTCCGTAATGAAATCGATGCCaaggaaattaaaaaggaaGCCTACAAGGTAAAAGAATCTGCCGATAGTTCTCTGATTCAAGCGAAGGGCCTCCGTTCCTCCGCAAAGATTGCCAACCAAACTCTAACCGATCGTGCTGCTCGCTCGGAGAATGCCCGTGAAAGAGCCAAGAAGCTCCTCCAACGCGCCTCCAAATTGACTGTCGATACCAATGAGAAGCTTCAGGAGTTGCGCCAGATGCAAGAGACCTACCATCTGAAGGACGAACAACTCGAGAAGCTGAAGAGCCTCATGAAGCCTCTTAACGACGAGATGACAATCTACTTGTCCGTTATTCAGCAACACGCCGATCGGTATCGATTGTGTACCAGTTAAACATCTATGTTAAGTTTCCCAAGATTTTTCCACTTCCACGTTACCagttacttaaaaaattaattaaaaaaaaaataaagaaaattctttGTGTTAAGTCGAGagagatttaaaaattttagtttatatgCAACACTTGTAAATATGAACatatagcttctttttttttacatagaaTTAGTGAagataaaaatgcaatatccgccattaattaattattaactgaacaaaataaaataaaaacaggcaACCAACGAACAATGTCCTGAATCTATGataattttaagactttaaaaaatataagtgccttaaacaaaacataaaataattgtcttcagcataaaaaaagaaaaaacaatgtttaGTATTATGTATTAGTTTTCATAAATGCTTTGTatgtcaaataataataatagccatagaagatatataaaaaaatatccacaagaaaaactcagttttttttaacatatttaaattttatcaatataaaataatttatgtttcttttttttcagtctAAAATAACCTAAAACCACCGCTTTGAGAATGATTTTTgtctagtttttgttttgtgaataaaaagcatgcgaaataaaaatatgtcttaaaatatttcttcttttgttgtttttttctctgTCATAATATGTGTAATAAGAAtgcaatacaaattaataaattaaatctttgccattttgtgttaaattggagatgatttttatttactgTTTTGAGATTTTCTGATATAGATGAAGGTACTACACAATCATTCTGGGTAGATTTTGAACCTTCCcatcaatatattttaaaacaatctaGTAAGAGGTGTCTCAAAACTGCCAgaagtcaatttgtgttttttttcgggTTTGACAACACCCCTGTTGAAAGACTCCTTCAGGAATGGCGGAATATATGATGGATGCCTATACAAGCGATATCCACGATATGATAAATACTTCCGAAATATGTAAAAACCCGTAAAATAAGTGGCTTTAGCATAATAGGATGGGTTTCCTTTTCTTAGTATAGTGTATGGCCCACATATTAAACAAATGGTATGATAATTTAGCAAGTTTACGTTGACAAACAATTTGCCCAACGCAGAGGA
This window of the Eupeodes corollae chromosome 3, idEupCoro1.1, whole genome shotgun sequence genome carries:
- the LOC129948792 gene encoding laminin subunit beta-1, giving the protein MVWHQMCQQSQPSHRPLIALIALALLCAAIVNEAAGQQHGRRDRARDKPLRKQYTKEQSCEMGSCYPATGNLLIGRENRLEASSTCGLKGPERFCIVSHLEEKKCFLCDTRPETEEDPLKNHRIGQIVYTTKRGTRTPTWWQSENGKENVTIQLDMEAEFHFTHLIIVFATFRPAAMLIERSYDFGKTWHVYRYFAHYCHDAFPGVPTVLKNITDVVCDSRYSSVEPSKNGEVIFRVLPPNMRVENPYAEHVQNMLKMTNLRINFTRLHNLGDTLLDDRQEIQEKYYYGITNMVVRGSCSCYGHASRCLPLEGTTVNEVDMVHGRCECTHNTKGLNCETCEDFYNDLPWNPAFGKQSNACKRCECNNHASSCHFDEAVYERSGKISGGVCDNCQHNTQGQHCEECMTFFYRDPREDIQSPYVCKPCDCDPIGSLDEGICDSVNDPENGIEAGACHCKVNVKGRRCDMCKDGYWNLTPENREGCQACTCNTMGTVDNSGCNMYTGECTCKRLVTGKDCNQCAPETFGLSAAEDGCTPCACHAGGSYNNFCDVISGQCQCRPHMTGRTCSTPKQNHFIPQLHIVYDAEVTDECITYSNNGNCTRVAYQVPGGDRQPDFTGTGFERVPENSQITFTVDNVPNTMPYDIVIRYHSTTRGDWEDAYITLVRPDEIDINGACAGEDVSSSYETRVPFSLPENQRDVVALKGVCLEATKVYKFRIRFEHHRRNEDNPAAQILIDSLTLVPRLEKTQVFNGSPMAENRLREYNDLGCNQSYYNLHYNTLARERCKEFLDIASISIYDGASMCNCNPTGSLSKQCDPYGGYCQCKPNIVGRQCDQCAPGTYGFGPEGCKACDCNSIGSKDNNCDQITGQCICHPNTYGRECNQCQPGYWNFPHCQSCECNGHAQLCDASTGQCLNCMDSTTGYHCDACLDGYYGNPFLGSDIGCRPCRCPDTMASGNSHASSCDLDPRNNNMVCRCQEGYDGGRCEICADNYFGNPEVPGGACVPCDCSKNTDLYDTGNCDRKSGQCLKCLYDTTGDHCEICRDGYFGDALRQRCDKCDCDILGTNGTIKHCDRFSGQCPCLKNVQGVRCDQCIENHWKIASGEGCEECACDPIGSELEQCNPYDGQCRCRQGFGGRQCNQCQATYYGNPNIECKACECNPYGAADDQCDRESGKCICREGIGGKKCDECARGYLGQFPSCSPCGECFNNWDLILTALDEATNATIERAKQIKLIGATGAYTSDFNALDQKLQKIRDLLSNTTISLQDIDGLDKETLELKNKLQDSHEKLIETESNLEKIYSDLSLSSVQLESLQNQSALVKKLSKELKENGIQLQESNIEGALNLTKNAYERVLGLSTVKDEVLELSANISRNSKRVETLANKMTDDSNSVEVNDKMLSDYRSQLMELSAAIPDLNNDMCDKRGDPCDSLCGGAGCGSCGGLSCEAGALTRAEKALKVSRDTEQAIKEKKEAADQTIRSLLQAKVNASEAYTKAKGAFDDAERYLNNTNQNIKAGEFVIIKLNEYINNNTDLPKESKEYAEKTLNLDLKLDPEEIQKLGGQINEAVASLNNVESIILSTTSDLRRVNELQEIANTTKAKATEILDTANAVVKNLDDADVSQLKAQEAIAKANSNIELAANDLNEIDQETKEAEAPANSTAQQVEELAKKVSRLQKNIVRNEIDAKEIKKEAYKVKESADSSLIQAKGLRSSAKIANQTLTDRAARSENARERAKKLLQRASKLTVDTNEKLQELRQMQETYHLKDEQLEKLKSLMKPLNDEMTIYLSVIQQHADRYRLCTS